CCCGCGAGTCGGCGCCGAACTGGCTGATCACGCGCTTCTGGTACCCGTTGACGGCAATCAGGTCCACTTGGCCGCTCGACTGCTCCCAGATGAGGCGCAGTGCCGTGTTCAACTTCTCCTCGTCCAGGTCGGCCCCGCTCGGGAATCCGCCCGTCCCCGGCACGAACCGGTTCGTCCCGACCTGCGGCAGGATGCCGTTCATCGTCCGCCGCACCGTCCCCGAACCTTCCTCGTCCGCCGCCGGCGCCACGCCGTTGACCACCGTGTTCTCCAGGTCCCTCAGGAGTTCCCGGACGGCCTTGGTCTTCTGGAAGTCCAGTTCGTCCGCGACTCCCAGGTGCCGCACCGCCAGTTCGCTCCCGCTCACGACGAGGGCCTTCGAGAAGATCTGCGTCCAGTTGCCGCGACGCGCCCGGAACGTGAACCGCGCCGCGTCGGCGTCCTGCCCCTCGAGCGACGCGTTGCCCAGGATGTTGAGCACGTCGCCCGAAGCCACCGCCTCCGGCGTCGTCCCGCCGTAGCCCCGTGCGACCGTGATCGTGTCCGCCCCCACGTCCGTCACGAGCATCAGTTCCTCGGCGTCCTCGCACCGCAACTGGTCGCCCACCCGGAACCTGTCGGCGTGGGCCACCTCCAACTCGGTCTCGGTCTCCGGGTTCGACGGCGTCGCCGTCAGTGCGTCGGTGTTCGGCAGCAGTTCGTCTTCCAGCCACTCATGATGCGTCGAGCGCGCCTCCACCTGGGCGTCACCCAGCGCATCGAGCAGCGGCGTCTCGGACGGGCTGATGATGCTCACCAGGTCCGACACGTCTTCCGCAATTTCCGGCAGGCCCGCGCCCGCCGAGTAAGTCGCTTTCCCCGTAAACGGCATGTTCGGCTCCTTTGCTCTGGTTCCGGGCTCGCCGCGCTATATTCCGCCGCGCCGCGCCCGCATGTAGGTCATCACGTCCTTCACGTTTCCCGTTTGGCGCGCCTGATCGGCCAGCCGATCCAGGACACGTCGCTGCCCGCTCGCACCCGCCGGCTTGACGCCCGTCGTGCACGGCCCAAGTCCGCGCGCCGCGGCCCCGGCCGCGGCCGCCGGCTCCCCGCGCAAATGCGGCTTCTCGGCCAGCAAGGCCCGCGCGAACGTCTTCAGGTCCTCCGGCGGCTCCTGGCCGGCCAGCCGGTGGCGCGCCAGCGCCACGGCCGCCTCCACGTCGGCGCAGCCCGCCGACAGGAACTCGCGTTCCAGCCGACGGTCGCGCTCGATCGCTTCCACCCGGCCGCGGAGATCCTCGGCCTCGCTCCGGGCGGCCGTCAGGTCCGCGCCGAGCCGCGACGATTCCTCCTCGCGCTCTCCGCGCATCGCCTCCAATTCCGCCTCCAGCGCTTCGGCCCGGCGCTCCGCCTCCTGCGCACGCCTGCGGTACTTCGCACTCTCGCGAATCACTGCCTGCGGCTCCTGCCGCCCTCCGCTCGACGCGGACTGGCCCGCCTGGGCTCCTCCTGCCGTGGACATCTTGTCCTCCTCCTTCTGTGTCTAGTCCGCCGCCGGCACGGCGACGGCCATGCGTCAGTCATCCGGCCCGTACCCGAGTTCCCGGAGCACCGTTTCGGCCGGCACGCCGAGGTCTCGCTTCGCCTTCGCCTCAGCGAGTTTCTCGCCCAGGTTCTCCGGCAGCGGCGAAGGCCAGTGCAGCCGCGTCCCGCGCGCCTCGGCCGGCGTCTCCAAGATCCCCAGTCGGTCCAGCGCCTCCAGGAT
The Planctomycetota bacterium DNA segment above includes these coding regions:
- a CDS encoding DUF5309 family protein; the protein is MPFTGKATYSAGAGLPEIAEDVSDLVSIISPSETPLLDALGDAQVEARSTHHEWLEDELLPNTDALTATPSNPETETELEVAHADRFRVGDQLRCEDAEELMLVTDVGADTITVARGYGGTTPEAVASGDVLNILGNASLEGQDADAARFTFRARRGNWTQIFSKALVVSGSELAVRHLGVADELDFQKTKAVRELLRDLENTVVNGVAPAADEEGSGTVRRTMNGILPQVGTNRFVPGTGGFPSGADLDEEKLNTALRLIWEQSSGQVDLIAVNGYQKRVISQFGADSRAYAADDPRYASQIAIYESDFGVQRVILSRWVPRDACLLLDSSRIQVLPLAGRSFQYRPLAVTGDFEKGQVLGEYTLELRNEGAHGVIRGLATS